A window of the Solidesulfovibrio fructosivorans JJ] genome harbors these coding sequences:
- a CDS encoding ATP-binding protein: protein MLIRETPLELQEIEEKLQILGRYLSPERPIRNFEFLRGRTTEFETITHELLYYSSIPFIYGNRGVGKTSLARSVAQRVTASDREHIYVACSPDATMLSLFKTITQELLNLAIELKLIKFDHTKTELDLSIKLGVRFTFERSHPYLEPFSDINEAIVTYRNIDKYF from the coding sequence ATGTTAATTAGGGAAACGCCTCTGGAGCTTCAAGAAATCGAAGAAAAGTTGCAAATTCTTGGGAGATATCTTTCTCCAGAACGCCCAATTAGAAATTTTGAATTTTTACGCGGTAGGACAACCGAATTCGAGACAATTACACATGAATTATTGTATTACAGTTCAATCCCCTTTATTTATGGTAATCGAGGTGTTGGGAAAACAAGTCTCGCTAGGAGTGTTGCACAAAGGGTCACAGCTTCTGACAGAGAGCATATTTATGTCGCTTGTTCTCCAGACGCGACTATGTTGTCATTATTTAAGACAATTACCCAAGAATTACTTAATTTAGCAATAGAACTTAAATTAATAAAGTTTGACCATACTAAGACAGAACTTGACTTATCAATTAAACTAGGCGTTCGTTTTACATTTGAACGTTCTCACCCATATTTAGAACCATTTTCGGATATTAACGAAGCGATTGTAACATATAGGAATATTGACAAATATTTT
- a CDS encoding helix-turn-helix domain-containing protein, whose product MPIASKFDAMKLRTMITEGKTAQQIMDVFDIPKTTLKNHLTKLMTLDEKFYKIEGMDARVASGSVKFSKNGLRLSPTLLANYGFNQGDEFKVSCLEEGKIVLEKKKN is encoded by the coding sequence ATGCCTATCGCATCGAAATTTGACGCGATGAAACTTCGCACCATGATCACCGAAGGAAAGACCGCTCAGCAAATCATGGATGTCTTTGATATTCCCAAGACCACCCTGAAAAACCATCTCACGAAGCTTATGACGCTGGATGAGAAGTTCTACAAGATCGAGGGAATGGATGCTCGTGTGGCATCTGGCAGTGTGAAGTTCTCGAAGAATGGTCTCCGTCTGTCCCCGACACTCCTGGCCAACTACGGCTTCAACCAGGGTGACGAGTTTAAGGTCTCCTGCTTGGAAGAAGGGAAAATTGTGTTGGAGAAAAAGAAGAACTAG